The following are encoded together in the Cryptococcus neoformans var. neoformans JEC21 chromosome 9 sequence genome:
- a CDS encoding expressed protein gives MNDQTLPPFLRVNPSPVPPPSHARLQALYASTSAQRTANPTGYAANAQWWAGVLEETLRTGWLNGEGGDRLVLKVDNGVLGRLEDEKGSRPRGLGGVVETLATTTPPTLHALTHFMTSATPLHVPASLTSRFVGRPLWWAFSQLNPFGGSEKVVKEEALWAKYGQGKEYVHMPLLEQSAAAFTAHMLKSPILSYTSSLYDLDTFLAEYGEACFPTGPTAKELPKGKHGLSKRDAEVLVKWLSRDCQLVVTDGSVIKVLDADQIAENHPISEADRGAVSVLNALRRVEKQIVGIEEQISQSHEKAKKYLASKQKNIALSYLRSKKHLEDLLAKRVASSEQLRAVIRSIDQAKGDVEIMAAYETSTSTLTQVLAHPLLSPERIAATTDALAEAMADQEEIDQAVRIGGEVAMGGKRVEIDEDELAKELEALVEEEKEAEQEKTEKKTPVEAEKKPDMTTELPRTPLSAPASGKEEKEEGPVADEERLWQQRYEEAQARKQAEKERFETERLRKEEKIVAE, from the exons ATGAATGACCAGACTCTCCCTCCCTTTCTTAGGGTCAATCCTTCACCAGTACCTCCCCCTTCCCATGCCCGTTTACAAGCTCTCTACGCATCAACATCCGCACAGCGAACGGCCAATCCCACCGGTTACGCCGCCAACGCGCAATGGTGGGCAGGTGTGCTTGAAGAGACACTTAGGACTGGCTGGCTGAACGGTGAAGGGGGGGATAGATTAGTGCTCAAAGTTGACAACGGGGTTCTGGGGAgactggaagatgagaaaggaTCTAGACCCAGAGGACTAGGTGGTGTAGTC GAAACGCTTGCAACGACCACTCCACCAACATTACATGCTCTAACTCATTTCATGACGTCTGCGACTCCCCTCCATGTTCCGGCATCACTTACATCTCGCTTCGTTGGACGACCGCTGTGGTGGGCATTTTCCCAGTTGAACCCGTTTGGTGGCAGTGAAAAGGtggtgaaagaagaagcgctCTGGGCCAAGTACGGACAAGGCAAGGAATATGTCCATATGCCACTTCTTGAA CAATCGGCAGCGGCTTTCACCGCTCACATGCTCAAGAGCCCAATCTTGTCATACACCTCCTCCCTTTACGATTTGGATACTTTCTTGGCCGAGTATGGAGAAGCGTGCTTCCCCACCGGACCTACTGCGAAGGAGCTTCCGAAAGGAAAGCATGGGCTAAGCAAGCGGGATGCTGAAGTTTTAGTCAAATGGTTGTCAAGAGACTGTCAGTTGGTCGTTACGGATGGATCG GTTATCAAGGTCCTCGACGCCGATCAGATAGCAGAAAACCATCCTATCTCTGAAGCAGACCGTGGTGCGGTTTCTGTTCTTAATGCATTGCGCAGAGTCGAGAAGCAGATTGTAGGCATTGAGGAGCAGATTTCCCA ATCCCATGAAAAAGCCAAGAAATACCTCGCGTCTAAGCAAAAAAATATTGCATTGTCTTATCTGAGATCCAAAAAACATCTTGAAGACCTCTTGGCTAAACGCGTGGCATCCTCTGAACAACTTCGTGCTGTAATTCGTAGCATTGACCAGGCCAAGGGTGATGTCGAG ATCATGGCGGCATACGAGACTTCTACTTCTACTCTTACTCAAGTCCTTGCTCATCCCTTGTTGTCTCCCGAGCGAATTGCTGCAACCACCGATGCCCTCGCAGAAGCTATGGCTGAccaagaagagattgatCAGGCTGTCAGGATCGGCGGGGAAGTCGCTATGGGTGGCAAGCGAGTGGAaattgatgaagacgagctGGCAAAGGAGCTCGAGGCgttggtggaagaggagaaggaggcagaGCAGGAGAAGACAGAAAAGAAGACTCCTGTCGAGGCCGAGAAAAAGCCCGATATGACGACAGAGCTTCCCAGAACTCCGCTTAGCGCTCCAGCTTctgggaaggaggagaaggaagaaggaccaGTTGCAGACGAGGAACGTCTTTGGCAACAGAGATACGAGGAGGCTCAAGCGCGAAAGCAAGCCGAGAAGGAACGATTTGAGACTGAGCGtttgaggaaagaggagaaaatCGTCGCGGAGTAG